Proteins encoded together in one Ictidomys tridecemlineatus isolate mIctTri1 chromosome 3, mIctTri1.hap1, whole genome shotgun sequence window:
- the LOC101965080 gene encoding olfactory receptor 5AC1, protein MAEGNMTLVTEFVLTGLTHRPELKMPLFLVFLVIYLITMVGNLGLIALIWKDPHLHTPMYLFLSGLAMADASTSSSVTPKMLINFLSKNYKISLAECFTQFYFLGSSATTECFLLLVMAYDRYVAICNPLLYPVVMSNSLCTQFISASYLVGFLHLVIHVGLLVRLTFCRSNIIRYYYCEILQLLKISCTDSRVNMMVLLNFSVFIQAFTFLNIIVSYIKVLFAILKKKSEKGRRKAFSTCSAHLLSVSLFYGTLFLIYVCPGSGPVEDKENMFSLLYTIIIPLLNPFIYSLRNKEVIGALRRLMKK, encoded by the coding sequence ATGGCAGAAGGAAATATGACTCTGGTGACTGAGTTTGTTCTCACAGGACTTACACATCGTCCAGAGCTGAAGATGCCCCTGTTCCTGGTGTTCCTTGTGATCTACCTCATCACCATGGTGGGCAACCTTGGCCTGATTGCTCTCATCTGGAAGGACCCCCACCTTCACACCCCTATGTACTTATTCCTCAGTGGTTTAGCCATGGCTGATGCAAGCACTTCATCCTCTGTTACCCCCAAGATGCTTATCAATTTTTTATCTAAGAATTATAAGATATCCCTAGCTGAGTgctttactcaattttattttttaggttccAGTGCTACCACAGAATGTTTCCTCCTGTtagtgatggcctatgaccgctatgtagCCATATGCAATCCCTTACTGTATCCAGTGGTGATGTCCAATAGCCTCTGTACTCAGTTTATAAGTGCATCATATTTGGTTGGTTTTCTGCATTTAGTAATTCATGTGGGTTTGTTAGTTAGATTAACTTTCTGCAGGTCCAATATCATACGTTATTACTATTGTGAAATTTTACAGCTGCTCAAAATTTCTTGCACAGATTCTAGAGTTAACATGATGGTGCTTTTAAACTTTTCAGTCTTTATACAAGCCTTCACCTTTTTAAACATTATTGTGTCATATATCAAAGTCCTCTTTGCTATACTTAAAAAGAAGTCTGAGAAAGGCAGAcgcaaagccttctccacctgcagtgcccatctgctctctgtctctttgTTCTACGGCACTCTCTTCCTTATTTATGTTTGTCCTGGGTCTGGTCCAGTTGAGGATaaggaaaacatgttttctttactTTACACAATAATAATTCCCCTgttaaatccttttatttataGCCTGAGGAATAAAGAAGTTATAGGTGCCTTGAGAagattaatgaagaaataa